The following coding sequences lie in one Phyllopteryx taeniolatus isolate TA_2022b chromosome 4, UOR_Ptae_1.2, whole genome shotgun sequence genomic window:
- the lcorl gene encoding uncharacterized protein lcorl isoform X1: protein MAAVPCSKCTAERKGFRRELDSWRYKLIHCVGFESILEGIYGCMLTRDLNLFDDCEPKEVADWSPEANCSHCSFCSLPLDKLGDLAPANTSPLPSPSVFSLCQVPTISESSQTAHKFLQAVFHKKDASLRCDANIPRIAQELMKKMIHQFAMEYASKCLLHTTSMDITIRTSSPFSSETSDVPLDLTVSRTPEETERESDTADGVLDLSKKSGVSSTASSTLSSNVKASGCPPPSDKEELGNIEKGTHHQQSALDVVLSSLCPAHRSLLYQMLKLAHKEKLLSSPAHKPVFPTEAHCCHCGLYADDNVILHKCSALNSSTLYPSSDCGHQGCGSTTCHPGDLPLKGCKGVAPLDLNNHCMQSCRMDTYTLICPKRLHCTSSQGLPADQIKNIMCSFGPCSSICCKQHPHPYLCVTNHTCVTQLKNATGDCEPPPPVLKREQSPSPPPLSPILSDIHKLTDEMPPSLLHHKQEGEAARMVKDHPSMHQEVIVDAAKREALESWTPRSSLAEKNQSGTLLQDVVNRFSEKLDTIRPSEKDPALASLAIVSEQEQLQSSTSQNLQFPADAHLTEIITTVLHTRSPSDYNLSELFNRHDSKESRLPNTRFRRRQEVLAAMARKADGATTRRQSLKIKRELAMFDASYNRRKSSHAKRSQLNDANGVVNTSSTLFDLNIMPEEERETELNTDYQSVNGVPLSITPASNRNDETGGKKEREKDLSQAMSHDLQSKFCNHCSQDENELPQVKTQCERRCQKDKVSANCDAMILEYAPSGQRCGTPECDYGSVENQRQTIITDCHPGQENQSIESRRSRRNIVPPQRFSSYVTETRKMFFAACFSESIFNQRTPDTNAVTSTTSDALFQNLDVENAQFESKTKSSDLPDTFALTSREGHSSFHTESKEQNQDVQQTLAVKETVCTSKPSEETRPYPKRPSFLNTASRRLQYPNVRVMTRSATCAKNTCTSLFQYTSPIKLMFVTPLKEGIIYSLKSARSGSNAQAEELFDPCKESSWGGTPEKKRIQITECAVPLIRPNCKSTTSFDKSSRYIKSSPSQRLKSGSSPTKPPLTPKSGSSPATVFSSLKSGSSSAESAPAPFKSGSSPAKSPSSSPKSSGKSTSSPKIASSSPKIASKRSGEVTPAKNPFGTENQRSPGDLESFHEITPLKRRPGRPKKLGPHLEQKVKRPIGRPRKQKPEHAATGTSMANVPTDMEEKVNKNLKITVVYGRSRRNKRMVSESFDQLQTEFRDACLAVGLKNDLNVTQNYKINLGHPKMDSPEFPEGLHYANPIKEAVLHPSSKIKCQKSENALPSRKPGRPAKVKISGISVTVTTVSPKQRKILIEKDSPKRKMNKKALLPQFQRAKEPRTVSCPSACENLQPEEQKESQSKNSKVQNQPLAVRHSKRVSKPSVYFLHAVATSRTPTYSHSNALLRRSKQLLLNKACNQRKQEKQNRIEHSVLKRQCCEQESENISQDLTRIAGISLDSRFAPKETLCWWAASAEEKTLNQEFARRIQLISDTWVSDTVENRRVDLQFQVNTGSSSSFTKSKHSSVIQTLFSCPPTKPRSCSMQQLSSWFMETTETQSLAIVKKTSSRNHYEVMHFPRSVIKQGAKCQSPQAERLRRHLKKFAKTLPKSPLQHEKAQKRLMVIKEAPSIQNIRQQLLVHKNVRGSLHQGTTWRRPLSKYKATLLRVRRLFQTLKERKWANVRNTQVTACRPEMLIGLKPKRKALKLFKEELSEGSKISSLAQSEEPVGTPKEQNICSKAWSPETIKECRVFLKKINSPDNKSAQEWDSCTVTLDDKSASAFVFAGKKRQLVGVVQAVKRKRCTNGMAASTKLTDSARKSLQKLDEMPLGRQKGKCPGLVSAEPPPAKKLRQSRMKGLSGPRWCDFVLGS from the exons ACTGTGAACCCAAAGAGGTGGCTGACTGGTCTCCGGAGGCAAACTGCTCCCACTGCTCATTCTGCAGCCTTCCTCTGGATAAACTCGGT GATCTAGCACCTGCAAACACCTCACCCCTCCCCTCACCCTCGGTTTTCTCTCTATGTCAAGTTCCAACCATCTCTGAGAGCAGCCAGACAGCTCACAAGTTCCTTCAAGCTGTGTTCCACAAGAAAG ATGCGTCTCTACGCTGTGATGCCAACATTCCTCGGATTGCCCAGGAGCTGATGAAGAAGATGATACACCAGTTCGCCATGGAGTATGCGTCCAAGTGCCTACTCCACACCACTTCGATGGATATTACAATAAGAACATCTTCGCCTTTTTCTTCTGAAACATCAGATGTCCCCTTGGACCTAACCGTAAGCCGAACTCCGGAGGAGACTGAAAGGGAATCTGATACAG CAGATGGTGTCCTTGACCTCTCCAAAAAGAGCGGCGTCAGCTCAACAGCTTCATCAACATTGTCATCGAATGTCAAAGCCTCAGG CTGCCCACCTCCTTCAGATAAAGAAGAGTTGGGAAATATAGAAAAGGGGACGCATCACCAGCAATCTGCGCTGGATGTCGTCCTTAGCTCTCTCTGCCCAGCACATCGTTCCTTACTCTACCAGATGCTAAAGTTGGCACACAAGGAAAAATTGCTCTCCTCCCCTGCCCACAAACCTGTTTTTCCAACAGAAGCTCACTGCTGTCATTGTGGATTGTATGCAGATGATAATGTTATCCTTCATAAGTGTAGCGCTCTTAACAGCAGTACATTATACCCTTCGTCTGATTGTGGTCATCAAGGCTGCGGAAGCACAACGTGCCATCCCGGAGACTTGCCTCTAAAAGGTTGTAAAGGTGTAGCTCCTTTGGACCTTAACAACCACTGTATGCAAAGTTGTAGGATGGACACTTACACTCTGATTTGCCCCAAGAGGCTCCACTGTACTTCTAGTCAAGGTCTGCCTGCAGATCAAATCAAGAACATAATGTGTTCCTTTGGTCCTTGCTCATCAATCTGCTGTAAGCAACATCCCCACCCTTATTTATGTGTTACAAATCACACCTGTGTGACCCAGCTTAAGAACGCAACAGGAGATTGTGAGCCTCCTCCTCCTGTCCTGAAAAGAGAACAGAGCCCTTCTCCTCCACCGCTTTCGCCAATCCTCTCAGATATTCATAAATTAACTGATGAAATGCCACCTTCCCTGCTTCACCATAAGCAAGAGGGAGAAGCTGCCCGCATGGTTAAAGATCATCCAAGTATGCACCAGGAGGTAATTGTAGATGCAGCAAAAAGAGAGGCACTTGAGTCTTGGACTCCAAGAAGTAGTCTAGCTGAGAAGAACCAAAGTGGGACTTTACTGCAAGATGTTGTGAACCGCTTTAGTGAGAAACTTGATACCATCAGACCTTCAGAGAAAGATCCAGCTCTGGCCTCTTTGGCCATTGTTTCTGAACAGGAGCAGCTACAGTCCTCAACCAGCCAAAACCTGCAATTTCCTGCTGATGCCCATCTGACTGAAATTATCACCACTGTGCTTCATACACGCAGTCCCAGTGACTATAACCTCAGTGAGCTGTTTAATCGCCATGATAGCAAAGAGTCCAGGTTGCCTAATACACGCTTCCGTCGTCGCCAGGAAGTGCTTGCTGCAATGGCGAGAAAGGCTGATGGTGCTACAACCCGAAGGcaaagtttgaaaattaaacgaGAGCTTGCAATGTTTGATGCGTCATACAATAGAAGAAAGTCATCACATGCAAAGAGATCACAATTAAACGATGCTAATGGTGTTGTAAATACATCTAGCACTTTGTTTGACTTAAACATAATGCCAGAAGAGGAAAGAGAAACTGAGTTGAATACGGACTATCAAAGCGTTAACGGGGTACCACTCAGTATCACTCCCGCAAGTAACAGAAATGATGAaacgggggggaaaaaggaaagagaaaaagaccTGAGCCAAGCAATGTcccatgatttgcaaagcaaaTTTTGTAACCATTGTTCTCAAGATGAAAATGAGCTGCCACAGGTGAAGACTCAGTGTGAGAGACGTTGCCAAAAGGACAAGGTTAGTGCAAATTGTGATGCCATGATTCTTGAATATGCCCCGTCAGGTCAACGCTGCGGCACCCCTGAGTGTGATTATGGGTCAGTTGAAAATCAAAGACAAACTATCATTACAGACTGTCATCCAGGTCAAGAAAACCAGAGCATTGAGTCAAGGAGGTCACGGAGAAACATTGTCCCTCCACAAAGATTCTCCTCTTACGTCACAGAAACCAGGAAGATGTTCTTTGCAGCTTGTTTCTCTGAAAGTATATTTAACCAGAGAACTCCTGATACAAATGCCGTCACGTCTACCACCTCAGATGCCTTATTTCAAAATTTAGATGTTGAGAATGCTCAGTTTGAATCAAAAACCAAATCGTCTGATCTCCCAGACACCTTTGCATTAACCAGTAGAGAAGGACACAGTTCATTTCATACAGAATCAAAAGAGCAAAACCAGGATGTGCAACAAACTCTAGCAGTCAAAGAGACTGTGTGCACTTCCAAACCTTCGGAAGAAACACGGCCATATCCAAAAAGACCATCATTCTTGAACACTGCGTCAAGAAGGCTCCAATACCCAAATGTCAGGGTTATGACCAGGTCTGCTACCTGTGCTAAGAATACTTGTACCTCTCTATTCCAGTACACAAGCCCAATTAAGTTAATGTTTGTAACACCATTAAAAGAAGGTATCATATATAGTCTTAAATCAGCAAGGTCTGGCTCAAATGCACAAGCAGAGGAACTCTTTGACCCATGCAAAGAGTCCTCCTGGGGAGGGACACCTGAGAAGAAGCGAATCCAGATCACTGAATGTGCCGTGCCACTTATCAGGCCTAATTGCAAATCCACTACCTCATTTGATAAATCTTCACGGTACATAAAGTCTTCTCCTTCACAGAGACTAAAGTCTGGTTCTTCACCAACCAAGCCACCTTTAACACCAAAGTCAGGTTCTTCACCTGCCACGGTTTTCTCATCACTTAAGTCAGGTTCTTCATCAGCTGAGTCAGCTCCTGCTCCATTTAAGTCAGGTTCTTCACCAGCTAAGTCCCCTTCCTCATCACCCAAGTCATCTGGAAAATCTACTTCTTCGCCCAAGATAGCCTCTTCATCCCCCAAGATAGCCTCTAAGAGATCAGGTGAAGTTACTCCAGCTAAGAATCCATTCGGAACGGAGAATCAAAGATCACCTGGGGACTTGGAGTCATTCCATGAAATCACTCCCCTGAAAAGACGCCCAGGCCGGCCAAAGAAGCTGGGGCCACATCTGGAGCAAAAAGTGAAGAGACCAATTGGTCGACCACGTAAACAGAAGCCTGAGCATGCAGCAACAGGGACAAGCATGGCAAATGTACCAACAGACATGGAGGAGAAAGTCAACAAGAACCTCAAAATAACTGTAGTCTACGGCCGTTCAAGAAGAAACAAACGAATGGTTTCGGAGAGCTTTGATCAGCTCCAAACAGAGTTTAGAGATGCCTGTCTAGCAGTAGGTCTTAAAAACGACCTGAATGTAACACAAAACTATAAAATCAATTTAGGACATCCCAAAATGGATTCACCAGAATTCCCTGAGGGTTTACATTATGCCAACCCTATAAAAGAAGCCGTACTCCACCCTAGCAGTAAGATCAAATGCCAGAAAAGCGAGAATGCGTTACCCTCAAGGAAACCAGGTAGACCAGCAAAAGTTAAAATCTCTGGAATCTCAGTCACTGTGACCACAGTGTCACCAAAGCAACGTAAAATTTTGATTGAGAAGGACTCtcccaaaagaaaaatgaacaagaaagcACTCCTGCCACAATTTCAACGTGCCAAAGAGCCCAGGACAGTTAGTTGTCCCTCTGCTTGTGAAAACCTGCAACCAGAGGAACAAAAAGAATCCCAGAGTAAAAACAGTAAAGTGCAAAATCAGCCTTTAGCTGTACGTCATTCAAAGAGAGTGAGTAAGCCCTCAGTGTATTTTTTGCATGCCGTTGCCACCTCCAGAACTCCAACATACAGTCACAGTAATGCGCTCTTACGACGCTCCAAACAACTTCTGCTGAACAAGGCCTGCAatcaaagaaaacaagaaaaacagaacAGGATAGAACATTCGGTCTTGAAAAGGCAGTGTTGTGAACAGGAGAGCGAGAACATCTCTCAGGATCTCACTCGAATAGCAGGTATTTCTTTAGACTCAAGATTTGCTCCAAAAGAGACGCTCTGTTGGTGGGCAGCATCGGCTGAAGAAAAGACCTTGAACCAAGAGTTTGCCAGACGCATTCAGCTCATCTCTGACACCTGGGTCTCGGACACTGTGGAGAACCGGAGGGTAGACCTCCAATTCCAAGTAAACACTGGAAGTAGTTCATCGTTCACCAAGTCCAAACATTCTTCAGTAATTCAAACATTGTTCAGCTGCCCCCCTACTAAACCCAGATCTTGTAGCATGCAGCAACTCAGCTCCTGGTTTATGGAGACAACAGAGACACAGTCACTGGCTATTGTCAAGAAGACAAGCTCTCGCAATCATTATGAAGTTATGCACTTCCCTCGCTCTGTCATCAAACAAGGTGCCAAGTGCCAAAGTCCTCAGGCAGAACGACTTCGCAGACATCTCAAGAAGTTTGCCAAAACTTTGCCAAAGAGCCCCCTCCAACATGAAAAAGCCCAAAAAAGGTTGATGGTAATTAAGGAAGCTCCATCAATCCAAAACATTAGGCAACAACTCCTCGTTCACAAGAATGTAAGGGGTAGCCTCCACCAAGGAACTACATGGAGGCGGCCCCTAAGCAAATACAAGGCCACACTACTCCGGGTGAGGAGACTCTTCCAAACCCTAAAAGAAAGGAAGTGGGCAAATGTAAGAAACACACAAGTAACTGCATGTAGGCCAGAAATGTTAATTGGACTTAAACCAAAACGGAAGGCTTTGAAACTGTTTAAAGAGGAGTTGTCTGAAGGTTCGAAGATCAGTTCTTTGGCCCAATCCGAGGAGCCTGTGGGTACACCAAAAGAGCAAAACATCTGCTCCAAAGCCTGGAGTCCTGAGACCATAAAGGAATGCCGGGTATTTTTGAAAAAGATCAACTCCCCAGACAACAAATCAGCCCAAGAGTGGGACTCCTGTACCGTGACACTGGATGATAAGTCAGCCTCTGCATTTGTGTTTGCTGGAAAGAAGAGACAACTGGTAGGAGTTGTTCAAGCTGTGAAAAGAAAACGGTGCACAAATGGCATGGCTGCGTCTACAAAACTGACCGATTCGGCACGTAAATCACTCCAGAAGCTGGATGAAATGCCTTTGGGGAGGCAGAAGGGCAAATGTCCTGGCCTTGTGTCTGCTGAACCACCACCTGCAAAAAAGCTACGACAATCGCGGATGAAGGGCTTAAGTGGACCAAGGTGGTGTGACTTTGTCCTGG GAAGCTAG
- the lcorl gene encoding uncharacterized protein lcorl isoform X3, with translation MLTRDLNLFDDCEPKEVADWSPEANCSHCSFCSLPLDKLGDLAPANTSPLPSPSVFSLCQVPTISESSQTAHKFLQAVFHKKDASLRCDANIPRIAQELMKKMIHQFAMEYASKCLLHTTSMDITIRTSSPFSSETSDVPLDLTVSRTPEETERESDTADGVLDLSKKSGVSSTASSTLSSNVKASGCPPPSDKEELGNIEKGTHHQQSALDVVLSSLCPAHRSLLYQMLKLAHKEKLLSSPAHKPVFPTEAHCCHCGLYADDNVILHKCSALNSSTLYPSSDCGHQGCGSTTCHPGDLPLKGCKGVAPLDLNNHCMQSCRMDTYTLICPKRLHCTSSQGLPADQIKNIMCSFGPCSSICCKQHPHPYLCVTNHTCVTQLKNATGDCEPPPPVLKREQSPSPPPLSPILSDIHKLTDEMPPSLLHHKQEGEAARMVKDHPSMHQEVIVDAAKREALESWTPRSSLAEKNQSGTLLQDVVNRFSEKLDTIRPSEKDPALASLAIVSEQEQLQSSTSQNLQFPADAHLTEIITTVLHTRSPSDYNLSELFNRHDSKESRLPNTRFRRRQEVLAAMARKADGATTRRQSLKIKRELAMFDASYNRRKSSHAKRSQLNDANGVVNTSSTLFDLNIMPEEERETELNTDYQSVNGVPLSITPASNRNDETGGKKEREKDLSQAMSHDLQSKFCNHCSQDENELPQVKTQCERRCQKDKVSANCDAMILEYAPSGQRCGTPECDYGSVENQRQTIITDCHPGQENQSIESRRSRRNIVPPQRFSSYVTETRKMFFAACFSESIFNQRTPDTNAVTSTTSDALFQNLDVENAQFESKTKSSDLPDTFALTSREGHSSFHTESKEQNQDVQQTLAVKETVCTSKPSEETRPYPKRPSFLNTASRRLQYPNVRVMTRSATCAKNTCTSLFQYTSPIKLMFVTPLKEGIIYSLKSARSGSNAQAEELFDPCKESSWGGTPEKKRIQITECAVPLIRPNCKSTTSFDKSSRYIKSSPSQRLKSGSSPTKPPLTPKSGSSPATVFSSLKSGSSSAESAPAPFKSGSSPAKSPSSSPKSSGKSTSSPKIASSSPKIASKRSGEVTPAKNPFGTENQRSPGDLESFHEITPLKRRPGRPKKLGPHLEQKVKRPIGRPRKQKPEHAATGTSMANVPTDMEEKVNKNLKITVVYGRSRRNKRMVSESFDQLQTEFRDACLAVGLKNDLNVTQNYKINLGHPKMDSPEFPEGLHYANPIKEAVLHPSSKIKCQKSENALPSRKPGRPAKVKISGISVTVTTVSPKQRKILIEKDSPKRKMNKKALLPQFQRAKEPRTVSCPSACENLQPEEQKESQSKNSKVQNQPLAVRHSKRVSKPSVYFLHAVATSRTPTYSHSNALLRRSKQLLLNKACNQRKQEKQNRIEHSVLKRQCCEQESENISQDLTRIAGISLDSRFAPKETLCWWAASAEEKTLNQEFARRIQLISDTWVSDTVENRRVDLQFQVNTGSSSSFTKSKHSSVIQTLFSCPPTKPRSCSMQQLSSWFMETTETQSLAIVKKTSSRNHYEVMHFPRSVIKQGAKCQSPQAERLRRHLKKFAKTLPKSPLQHEKAQKRLMVIKEAPSIQNIRQQLLVHKNVRGSLHQGTTWRRPLSKYKATLLRVRRLFQTLKERKWANVRNTQVTACRPEMLIGLKPKRKALKLFKEELSEGSKISSLAQSEEPVGTPKEQNICSKAWSPETIKECRVFLKKINSPDNKSAQEWDSCTVTLDDKSASAFVFAGKKRQLVGVVQAVKRKRCTNGMAASTKLTDSARKSLQKLDEMPLGRQKGKCPGLVSAEPPPAKKLRQSRMKGLSGPRWCDFVLGS, from the exons ACTGTGAACCCAAAGAGGTGGCTGACTGGTCTCCGGAGGCAAACTGCTCCCACTGCTCATTCTGCAGCCTTCCTCTGGATAAACTCGGT GATCTAGCACCTGCAAACACCTCACCCCTCCCCTCACCCTCGGTTTTCTCTCTATGTCAAGTTCCAACCATCTCTGAGAGCAGCCAGACAGCTCACAAGTTCCTTCAAGCTGTGTTCCACAAGAAAG ATGCGTCTCTACGCTGTGATGCCAACATTCCTCGGATTGCCCAGGAGCTGATGAAGAAGATGATACACCAGTTCGCCATGGAGTATGCGTCCAAGTGCCTACTCCACACCACTTCGATGGATATTACAATAAGAACATCTTCGCCTTTTTCTTCTGAAACATCAGATGTCCCCTTGGACCTAACCGTAAGCCGAACTCCGGAGGAGACTGAAAGGGAATCTGATACAG CAGATGGTGTCCTTGACCTCTCCAAAAAGAGCGGCGTCAGCTCAACAGCTTCATCAACATTGTCATCGAATGTCAAAGCCTCAGG CTGCCCACCTCCTTCAGATAAAGAAGAGTTGGGAAATATAGAAAAGGGGACGCATCACCAGCAATCTGCGCTGGATGTCGTCCTTAGCTCTCTCTGCCCAGCACATCGTTCCTTACTCTACCAGATGCTAAAGTTGGCACACAAGGAAAAATTGCTCTCCTCCCCTGCCCACAAACCTGTTTTTCCAACAGAAGCTCACTGCTGTCATTGTGGATTGTATGCAGATGATAATGTTATCCTTCATAAGTGTAGCGCTCTTAACAGCAGTACATTATACCCTTCGTCTGATTGTGGTCATCAAGGCTGCGGAAGCACAACGTGCCATCCCGGAGACTTGCCTCTAAAAGGTTGTAAAGGTGTAGCTCCTTTGGACCTTAACAACCACTGTATGCAAAGTTGTAGGATGGACACTTACACTCTGATTTGCCCCAAGAGGCTCCACTGTACTTCTAGTCAAGGTCTGCCTGCAGATCAAATCAAGAACATAATGTGTTCCTTTGGTCCTTGCTCATCAATCTGCTGTAAGCAACATCCCCACCCTTATTTATGTGTTACAAATCACACCTGTGTGACCCAGCTTAAGAACGCAACAGGAGATTGTGAGCCTCCTCCTCCTGTCCTGAAAAGAGAACAGAGCCCTTCTCCTCCACCGCTTTCGCCAATCCTCTCAGATATTCATAAATTAACTGATGAAATGCCACCTTCCCTGCTTCACCATAAGCAAGAGGGAGAAGCTGCCCGCATGGTTAAAGATCATCCAAGTATGCACCAGGAGGTAATTGTAGATGCAGCAAAAAGAGAGGCACTTGAGTCTTGGACTCCAAGAAGTAGTCTAGCTGAGAAGAACCAAAGTGGGACTTTACTGCAAGATGTTGTGAACCGCTTTAGTGAGAAACTTGATACCATCAGACCTTCAGAGAAAGATCCAGCTCTGGCCTCTTTGGCCATTGTTTCTGAACAGGAGCAGCTACAGTCCTCAACCAGCCAAAACCTGCAATTTCCTGCTGATGCCCATCTGACTGAAATTATCACCACTGTGCTTCATACACGCAGTCCCAGTGACTATAACCTCAGTGAGCTGTTTAATCGCCATGATAGCAAAGAGTCCAGGTTGCCTAATACACGCTTCCGTCGTCGCCAGGAAGTGCTTGCTGCAATGGCGAGAAAGGCTGATGGTGCTACAACCCGAAGGcaaagtttgaaaattaaacgaGAGCTTGCAATGTTTGATGCGTCATACAATAGAAGAAAGTCATCACATGCAAAGAGATCACAATTAAACGATGCTAATGGTGTTGTAAATACATCTAGCACTTTGTTTGACTTAAACATAATGCCAGAAGAGGAAAGAGAAACTGAGTTGAATACGGACTATCAAAGCGTTAACGGGGTACCACTCAGTATCACTCCCGCAAGTAACAGAAATGATGAaacgggggggaaaaaggaaagagaaaaagaccTGAGCCAAGCAATGTcccatgatttgcaaagcaaaTTTTGTAACCATTGTTCTCAAGATGAAAATGAGCTGCCACAGGTGAAGACTCAGTGTGAGAGACGTTGCCAAAAGGACAAGGTTAGTGCAAATTGTGATGCCATGATTCTTGAATATGCCCCGTCAGGTCAACGCTGCGGCACCCCTGAGTGTGATTATGGGTCAGTTGAAAATCAAAGACAAACTATCATTACAGACTGTCATCCAGGTCAAGAAAACCAGAGCATTGAGTCAAGGAGGTCACGGAGAAACATTGTCCCTCCACAAAGATTCTCCTCTTACGTCACAGAAACCAGGAAGATGTTCTTTGCAGCTTGTTTCTCTGAAAGTATATTTAACCAGAGAACTCCTGATACAAATGCCGTCACGTCTACCACCTCAGATGCCTTATTTCAAAATTTAGATGTTGAGAATGCTCAGTTTGAATCAAAAACCAAATCGTCTGATCTCCCAGACACCTTTGCATTAACCAGTAGAGAAGGACACAGTTCATTTCATACAGAATCAAAAGAGCAAAACCAGGATGTGCAACAAACTCTAGCAGTCAAAGAGACTGTGTGCACTTCCAAACCTTCGGAAGAAACACGGCCATATCCAAAAAGACCATCATTCTTGAACACTGCGTCAAGAAGGCTCCAATACCCAAATGTCAGGGTTATGACCAGGTCTGCTACCTGTGCTAAGAATACTTGTACCTCTCTATTCCAGTACACAAGCCCAATTAAGTTAATGTTTGTAACACCATTAAAAGAAGGTATCATATATAGTCTTAAATCAGCAAGGTCTGGCTCAAATGCACAAGCAGAGGAACTCTTTGACCCATGCAAAGAGTCCTCCTGGGGAGGGACACCTGAGAAGAAGCGAATCCAGATCACTGAATGTGCCGTGCCACTTATCAGGCCTAATTGCAAATCCACTACCTCATTTGATAAATCTTCACGGTACATAAAGTCTTCTCCTTCACAGAGACTAAAGTCTGGTTCTTCACCAACCAAGCCACCTTTAACACCAAAGTCAGGTTCTTCACCTGCCACGGTTTTCTCATCACTTAAGTCAGGTTCTTCATCAGCTGAGTCAGCTCCTGCTCCATTTAAGTCAGGTTCTTCACCAGCTAAGTCCCCTTCCTCATCACCCAAGTCATCTGGAAAATCTACTTCTTCGCCCAAGATAGCCTCTTCATCCCCCAAGATAGCCTCTAAGAGATCAGGTGAAGTTACTCCAGCTAAGAATCCATTCGGAACGGAGAATCAAAGATCACCTGGGGACTTGGAGTCATTCCATGAAATCACTCCCCTGAAAAGACGCCCAGGCCGGCCAAAGAAGCTGGGGCCACATCTGGAGCAAAAAGTGAAGAGACCAATTGGTCGACCACGTAAACAGAAGCCTGAGCATGCAGCAACAGGGACAAGCATGGCAAATGTACCAACAGACATGGAGGAGAAAGTCAACAAGAACCTCAAAATAACTGTAGTCTACGGCCGTTCAAGAAGAAACAAACGAATGGTTTCGGAGAGCTTTGATCAGCTCCAAACAGAGTTTAGAGATGCCTGTCTAGCAGTAGGTCTTAAAAACGACCTGAATGTAACACAAAACTATAAAATCAATTTAGGACATCCCAAAATGGATTCACCAGAATTCCCTGAGGGTTTACATTATGCCAACCCTATAAAAGAAGCCGTACTCCACCCTAGCAGTAAGATCAAATGCCAGAAAAGCGAGAATGCGTTACCCTCAAGGAAACCAGGTAGACCAGCAAAAGTTAAAATCTCTGGAATCTCAGTCACTGTGACCACAGTGTCACCAAAGCAACGTAAAATTTTGATTGAGAAGGACTCtcccaaaagaaaaatgaacaagaaagcACTCCTGCCACAATTTCAACGTGCCAAAGAGCCCAGGACAGTTAGTTGTCCCTCTGCTTGTGAAAACCTGCAACCAGAGGAACAAAAAGAATCCCAGAGTAAAAACAGTAAAGTGCAAAATCAGCCTTTAGCTGTACGTCATTCAAAGAGAGTGAGTAAGCCCTCAGTGTATTTTTTGCATGCCGTTGCCACCTCCAGAACTCCAACATACAGTCACAGTAATGCGCTCTTACGACGCTCCAAACAACTTCTGCTGAACAAGGCCTGCAatcaaagaaaacaagaaaaacagaacAGGATAGAACATTCGGTCTTGAAAAGGCAGTGTTGTGAACAGGAGAGCGAGAACATCTCTCAGGATCTCACTCGAATAGCAGGTATTTCTTTAGACTCAAGATTTGCTCCAAAAGAGACGCTCTGTTGGTGGGCAGCATCGGCTGAAGAAAAGACCTTGAACCAAGAGTTTGCCAGACGCATTCAGCTCATCTCTGACACCTGGGTCTCGGACACTGTGGAGAACCGGAGGGTAGACCTCCAATTCCAAGTAAACACTGGAAGTAGTTCATCGTTCACCAAGTCCAAACATTCTTCAGTAATTCAAACATTGTTCAGCTGCCCCCCTACTAAACCCAGATCTTGTAGCATGCAGCAACTCAGCTCCTGGTTTATGGAGACAACAGAGACACAGTCACTGGCTATTGTCAAGAAGACAAGCTCTCGCAATCATTATGAAGTTATGCACTTCCCTCGCTCTGTCATCAAACAAGGTGCCAAGTGCCAAAGTCCTCAGGCAGAACGACTTCGCAGACATCTCAAGAAGTTTGCCAAAACTTTGCCAAAGAGCCCCCTCCAACATGAAAAAGCCCAAAAAAGGTTGATGGTAATTAAGGAAGCTCCATCAATCCAAAACATTAGGCAACAACTCCTCGTTCACAAGAATGTAAGGGGTAGCCTCCACCAAGGAACTACATGGAGGCGGCCCCTAAGCAAATACAAGGCCACACTACTCCGGGTGAGGAGACTCTTCCAAACCCTAAAAGAAAGGAAGTGGGCAAATGTAAGAAACACACAAGTAACTGCATGTAGGCCAGAAATGTTAATTGGACTTAAACCAAAACGGAAGGCTTTGAAACTGTTTAAAGAGGAGTTGTCTGAAGGTTCGAAGATCAGTTCTTTGGCCCAATCCGAGGAGCCTGTGGGTACACCAAAAGAGCAAAACATCTGCTCCAAAGCCTGGAGTCCTGAGACCATAAAGGAATGCCGGGTATTTTTGAAAAAGATCAACTCCCCAGACAACAAATCAGCCCAAGAGTGGGACTCCTGTACCGTGACACTGGATGATAAGTCAGCCTCTGCATTTGTGTTTGCTGGAAAGAAGAGACAACTGGTAGGAGTTGTTCAAGCTGTGAAAAGAAAACGGTGCACAAATGGCATGGCTGCGTCTACAAAACTGACCGATTCGGCACGTAAATCACTCCAGAAGCTGGATGAAATGCCTTTGGGGAGGCAGAAGGGCAAATGTCCTGGCCTTGTGTCTGCTGAACCACCACCTGCAAAAAAGCTACGACAATCGCGGATGAAGGGCTTAAGTGGACCAAGGTGGTGTGACTTTGTCCTGG GAAGCTAG